A region of Nitrospinota bacterium DNA encodes the following proteins:
- a CDS encoding type II toxin-antitoxin system RelE/ParE family toxin — protein sequence MIITIRHKGLDAFYHKGITKGLPQKLVKRIAIILPVLDVAEDHGDLDIPGLGLHQLKGGMRGYWAVSVSGNWRFVFRFRNKAIYDLDLVDYH from the coding sequence GTGATAATTACGATACGTCATAAGGGGCTTGATGCCTTTTACCACAAGGGGATAACGAAAGGGCTTCCCCAGAAGCTCGTCAAACGCATCGCTATCATATTGCCGGTTTTGGACGTGGCGGAGGACCATGGAGATTTGGACATTCCAGGTCTGGGTCTTCACCAGTTGAAAGGTGGAATGAGAGGCTATTGGGCCGTGTCCGTATCGGGTAATTGGCGTTTTGTTTTCAGGTTCAGGAACAAGGCCATATATGACCTGGACCTGGTTGACTATCATTGA
- a CDS encoding BrnT family toxin — MRIVWDPVKAALNEKKHGVKFSMAATVLDDPMALTIEDQRHSEQRFVSLGSDMTGGLIVVVFSITGDDEIRLISARKATHKERRDYEKGL, encoded by the coding sequence ATGAGAATCGTATGGGATCCGGTCAAGGCGGCCTTGAATGAGAAAAAGCATGGGGTGAAGTTTTCGATGGCCGCCACAGTTCTTGATGATCCCATGGCCCTTACCATTGAAGACCAAAGACATAGTGAACAGAGATTCGTTTCACTTGGTAGCGATATGACAGGCGGATTGATCGTAGTTGTTTTTTCGATAACTGGCGATGATGAAATACGGCTGATTTCGGCCCGCAAAGCGACCCATAAAGAAAGGCGTGATTATGAAAAAGGATTATGA
- the argB gene encoding acetylglutamate kinase, whose protein sequence is MERAKELGDLVRKAEVLAEALPYMQKFRGKTIVIKYGGAAMVQEDLKKVFARDVILLKHIGINPVVVHGGGPQIGDFLKRLNIPTQFIQGMRVTDEATVDVVEMVLVGKVNKEIVSLINGAGGRAVGLSGKDGNLIRAEKLYVEKAGPEVDRPEIIDVGLVGKVTDVDATVLRALENAGFIPVIAPVGFGENGETYNINADYVAGAVAGALRADKVVLLTDSSGVLDGDKNLISAITESEAKTLIETGVISGGMLPKVDACFSALDAGVHKAHIIDGRVKHSSLLEIFTDTGVGTEIRRG, encoded by the coding sequence ATGGAGAGAGCTAAAGAATTAGGGGATTTAGTCCGCAAGGCCGAGGTGCTGGCCGAGGCCCTGCCTTACATGCAGAAGTTCCGGGGCAAGACCATCGTTATAAAGTACGGTGGCGCCGCCATGGTGCAGGAGGACTTGAAAAAGGTCTTCGCCAGGGACGTGATACTGCTAAAACACATCGGCATAAACCCCGTGGTTGTCCACGGGGGCGGCCCGCAGATTGGCGATTTCCTCAAACGGCTGAACATACCCACCCAGTTTATCCAGGGCATGCGCGTTACCGACGAGGCCACGGTGGACGTGGTGGAGATGGTACTGGTGGGCAAGGTGAACAAGGAGATAGTCTCCCTCATCAACGGCGCCGGTGGCCGGGCCGTGGGCCTTTCGGGAAAAGACGGCAACCTTATCCGCGCCGAAAAGCTATATGTGGAGAAGGCCGGGCCCGAGGTGGACAGGCCGGAAATAATAGACGTGGGGCTGGTGGGCAAAGTGACCGATGTGGACGCCACCGTTCTACGCGCTCTGGAAAACGCCGGGTTCATCCCAGTAATAGCCCCGGTGGGTTTCGGTGAAAACGGCGAAACTTACAATATCAACGCCGATTATGTGGCGGGGGCCGTGGCCGGAGCCCTGCGGGCAGACAAGGTGGTATTGCTTACAGACTCCTCCGGCGTGCTGGACGGCGACAAGAACCTTATTTCCGCCATAACGGAATCCGAAGCGAAAACGCTCATCGAAACCGGCGTAATCTCCGGCGGCATGTTACCTAAGGTGGACGCCTGTTTTTCCGCCCTGGACGCGGGCGTTCACAAAGCCCACATCATAGACGGCCGGGTGAAACACTCATCTTTGCTGGAGATTTTCACGGATACTGGAGTGGGGACGGAGATTAGGCGGGGGTAG
- a CDS encoding BrnA antitoxin family protein: MKKDYDFSKGKRGPVVPNAGKTRITIWVDNSTLEWFKEKAESDAVGYQTAINQALRNYIQQDQRPIQEIVKEAVKEGWERGGWQMRERIRSVYARGQRPRRSGKLSWRVCRATNHDG, translated from the coding sequence ATGAAAAAGGATTATGACTTCAGCAAAGGGAAACGCGGCCCGGTTGTTCCTAACGCCGGAAAAACCAGGATCACCATTTGGGTGGACAACTCTACCCTTGAATGGTTCAAGGAAAAAGCGGAAAGCGATGCGGTCGGCTATCAAACAGCCATTAATCAGGCTTTGCGGAATTACATCCAGCAAGACCAGCGGCCAATTCAGGAAATAGTGAAAGAGGCAGTGAAAGAGGGATGGGAAAGGGGAGGGTGGCAGATGCGCGAGAGAATCAGAAGCGTGTATGCCCGGGGTCAGCGACCCCGGCGGAGCGGGAAATTGTCATGGCGAGTTTGCCGAGCCACAAACCATGATGGATGA
- a CDS encoding tyrosine recombinase XerC, producing the protein MEIKFPEKEIIDLYLDRMLAEKSASSHTLRAYSLDLRQFFDFLRKRGAWSDNSDVKTFIAIDCPGIRAFVGALHARGLAPSAIERKISTLRSFFYYLMLIGLIQANPARSVPLPSKPKTTPGLLTPDEAFLLVQAPEGDDFAAVRDKAILEMFYATGLRASELASLSISSLDMGRCFVTVMGKGMKERITPFGGKAAQALREWLMIATPKGPDGLGTPLFLNQRGERLTVRSIHAIVKKWGRKSGLDRPVAPHRLRHSFATHLLDGGADLRLIQEMLGHSSLSTTQKYTHVSLTQLMKVYDSAHPRALIQRNPRDDRRVRKEESHEQP; encoded by the coding sequence GTGGAAATCAAATTTCCGGAGAAGGAGATAATTGACCTTTATCTGGATCGAATGCTGGCGGAGAAAAGCGCATCCTCCCATACGTTGCGTGCATACTCCCTAGATCTCCGCCAGTTTTTCGATTTTCTCCGGAAACGGGGCGCCTGGAGCGACAACTCGGATGTTAAAACGTTTATTGCCATAGACTGCCCCGGCATACGGGCTTTCGTTGGGGCCCTGCATGCGCGGGGCCTGGCGCCCTCCGCCATTGAGCGGAAGATTTCCACTTTGCGTTCCTTTTTTTATTACCTTATGCTCATCGGCCTCATCCAGGCCAACCCGGCGCGTTCTGTTCCCCTCCCATCCAAGCCCAAAACCACCCCGGGCTTATTGACACCAGACGAAGCTTTCCTGCTAGTACAGGCGCCCGAAGGAGACGATTTCGCCGCCGTGCGCGACAAGGCCATCCTTGAGATGTTTTACGCCACCGGCCTGCGGGCCTCGGAGCTTGCCTCTTTGTCCATATCCTCCCTGGACATGGGGCGGTGTTTCGTGACCGTGATGGGCAAGGGGATGAAAGAGCGCATCACGCCCTTCGGCGGCAAGGCGGCCCAGGCCTTGCGCGAATGGCTGATGATAGCCACGCCCAAAGGCCCCGACGGTTTGGGGACTCCCCTGTTCTTAAACCAGCGCGGGGAGCGGCTGACCGTGCGTTCCATCCACGCGATCGTTAAGAAATGGGGCAGGAAAAGCGGGCTGGACCGGCCCGTGGCGCCCCACAGGCTCCGCCACAGTTTCGCAACCCATCTTTTGGATGGCGGGGCGGACCTGCGGCTTATCCAGGAAATGCTGGGCCATTCCAGCCTTTCCACCACCCAGAAGTACACACACGTAAGCCTGACCCAGCTTATGAAAGTTTACGACAGCGCCCATCCAAGGGCCCTTATCCAACGAAACCCTCGCGATGACAGACGTGTCAGGAAGGAAGAATCCCATGAACAACCTTAA
- a CDS encoding flippase-like domain-containing protein has protein sequence MMDNNAPRQPPEKKSKTWLLKLIVSGGIITLILTQVDIPAFLKAIVTANPLWLAGVLALIYMEQMVVAFSWRAMLSTKGFNLPFKPVLDILLVSNFIGFVMPSSMGSDVVKVVSLSRYISNTAEALSSLVVFRGVGYIMLFGIAATAAALFPGRLPDAPVIELTTMAVTALAALFVAGFFFSTPMTRAGAVVLDWFGRDGLKAKLLKLHSAFISYMKPGPAMYMALSGAAALQMNRIICVYMTSLALGFNVDFVAFCVFVPVIAALMMIPVSISGIGVREGGYVFFFTYAGLDAGQALSLGVLSFAMDLTFVMLGGLVYWKKGTTKPVPGETAP, from the coding sequence ATGATGGACAATAACGCGCCCCGCCAGCCACCGGAGAAGAAGAGCAAAACATGGTTGCTCAAGTTGATAGTTTCCGGCGGGATAATCACCCTCATCCTCACCCAGGTGGACATTCCAGCTTTCTTGAAAGCCATCGTTACGGCCAATCCATTGTGGCTGGCGGGGGTGCTGGCGTTGATATATATGGAGCAGATGGTGGTGGCGTTCTCATGGCGGGCGATGTTGTCCACAAAAGGGTTCAACCTGCCTTTCAAACCGGTGCTGGACATACTGCTGGTGTCCAACTTCATCGGGTTCGTGATGCCATCGTCAATGGGGTCGGATGTGGTGAAGGTGGTTAGCCTTTCCCGGTATATCTCGAACACTGCGGAGGCGCTTTCGTCGCTGGTGGTGTTTCGCGGGGTGGGGTACATCATGCTGTTCGGCATCGCGGCCACTGCGGCGGCCCTGTTCCCGGGCAGACTGCCCGACGCCCCGGTGATAGAGCTGACCACCATGGCCGTAACGGCGCTGGCGGCGCTTTTCGTGGCGGGGTTTTTCTTCTCCACCCCCATGACCCGCGCTGGCGCTGTTGTGTTGGACTGGTTCGGGCGCGACGGGCTGAAAGCGAAACTATTAAAACTGCACTCGGCGTTCATCTCTTATATGAAACCCGGCCCGGCTATGTATATGGCCCTGTCCGGCGCGGCGGCTTTGCAGATGAACCGTATCATCTGCGTTTACATGACCTCGCTGGCCCTGGGATTCAACGTGGATTTCGTGGCTTTCTGCGTGTTCGTGCCTGTAATAGCCGCGTTGATGATGATTCCCGTATCCATATCCGGCATCGGTGTGCGCGAGGGGGGGTATGTGTTTTTCTTCACCTATGCCGGGCTGGACGCGGGTCAGGCCTTAAGCCTTGGCGTTTTGAGCTTCGCCATGGACCTTACCTTTGTCATGCTCGGCGGGCTGGTGTACTGGAAGAAAGGGACCACCAAACCCGTTCCTGGCGAAACCGCGCCATGA
- a CDS encoding HigA family addiction module antidote protein: protein MPIKNPPHPGETIRELCLKPLKLSVTAAAAALGISRVSLSELLNGKNGVSPEMAYRLSKAFGSTPEFWLRLQMGYDLAQVKKSASKFKIKRIAA from the coding sequence ATGCCCATTAAAAACCCGCCCCATCCAGGCGAAACTATAAGGGAGCTATGCCTGAAGCCGCTCAAATTGTCCGTGACAGCGGCGGCGGCGGCCCTTGGTATAAGCCGTGTGTCTCTTTCCGAGCTGTTGAATGGCAAGAATGGCGTTTCACCCGAGATGGCCTACCGGCTGTCCAAGGCATTCGGTTCCACTCCGGAATTCTGGCTGAGGTTGCAAATGGGCTACGACCTCGCCCAAGTAAAGAAGTCAGCCTCAAAGTTCAAAATCAAGCGCATAGCCGCCTGA
- a CDS encoding division/cell wall cluster transcriptional repressor MraZ, with the protein MFIGTYEVSVDPKGRVHLPAKVRDALMEVYEPPLVVTVSDRCLAGYPARQWLERYEKLASEPYTPEKGDLLRAISANAEECPLKNGRVLISARLREYAGIDKDAVIVGCVKKIEIWSAERYRQVSQSVPAGELSERIRQYGY; encoded by the coding sequence ATGTTCATAGGCACGTACGAAGTAAGTGTGGATCCCAAGGGAAGGGTCCATCTTCCGGCGAAGGTGCGGGATGCGCTCATGGAAGTTTACGAGCCGCCTCTTGTGGTTACAGTATCGGACCGGTGTTTGGCGGGCTATCCGGCCAGGCAATGGCTGGAGCGGTACGAGAAGCTGGCATCGGAGCCTTATACCCCCGAAAAGGGGGATCTTTTGAGGGCCATCTCGGCCAACGCCGAGGAATGCCCCTTGAAAAACGGCAGGGTGTTAATTTCCGCCAGGCTCCGGGAGTACGCGGGGATAGACAAAGACGCGGTGATAGTAGGTTGCGTCAAGAAAATAGAGATCTGGTCGGCGGAGCGGTACCGGCAGGTTAGCCAGTCGGTTCCGGCGGGAGAATTGTCGGAGCGCATCCGCCAGTACGGATACTAG